CCGTACCGCTTAGCGCGCTTCCAGTCGCGCGATTTCCGCATTCAGCTGCGCAAGGGCACTGCGCAAGGCGTCCTCGTGGGCCAGTTGTTGTTCGCCTTGCTGCACGGCGACTTTCAACTGCGCCAGATCACCGCTGGCCTGAGCCGTTTGCACGGCCACCGCATACAGCGGATGGACATGATGCTCGGGCGGTAGAGGCTCGACACTCGGCGCCTGATGCACGGCAACGTGCCGCACGTCCTGCCACTGGCCGCCTTCGTTGTAGCGGTAATCGACAAAACCGCTGGTCCAGTCGTTCAGAATGCCCTTGAGGTGGAAGGTCTGGGCAATCTGACTCAGCGGGCCGCTCGGGTTACCGCCGAGGGTGAGAATGATGTAGTTCTCGGCCGATGGCGTCAGCCGGGCCTCGGAATAGTCGCCCCAGACCCGGGCATGGAAATTCACCGGTGGCCAGGTGCTTTGAAACACGCTGGCGGTTCCGCTGACTTTTTTGCGGACGGTATCGACCACGATATCGAGGGTCAGAACCGGTGCGCCCAGCAGTGAGTTACTGGCGATGAGGCGGGTGTGAAAAAGTCCGATCGACATGATGCTGCTCCCTTGTGAAAGTTATGGTTCCAGTTGCCGATCAGCGGCTTTGCACGCGGCTGATTTCTTTGTTGGCGTCGTCCACTGCTTTGCGCAGCAGCGGCAGTTGCTCCAGCTGCTGTCTGGCCTGGGCGGACAGGCTTTTCATCTGGGCCAGGTCACCGCTGGCAATAGCGCCCTGAATCGGCGCGGCATACAGCGGCAGGACCGGTTTGTGCGGCTCGATCACCGGGCCGGGATTGAAAGACTGGAGGACATTCGAAGGCACCTCCACCAGATGCGCCGGCACGTTGTTCAGTTCGTGCCAACGCTGGCCGTCGAAATACTCATAGTTGGCCACGCCTTCGCGCCAGTCGGTGCCGACCACCAAGTGGATCTTGAAGTTGATGATCGAGTTGGAGCCGGGGCCGCCGTGGTTGCCCTGGGCGGTGATGAGGATCTTGCTGACACCGGGCTTCATCACCGTCATGTAGGTGTATTCACCCCAGACGTCCGAGTCGATGTCGAGCGGCGGATTGGTCGCCTGAGTCACCGCGGCGTTGCCGGTGACATGCTGCTGTGGCGTGGACACCAGCAGGTTCAGCGCAAGACTCTGCGCCCCCGGCTGACCCGTACCGATCCGGTAGCTCACCGGGAACAAGCCGACATTTTGCTGAGTAGCTGACATGTTGATTGCCTCCATTGCAGTGTGGGAAATGGCCTCAGGGTTTTTCCAGTCGGGAAACTTCTTTGGCCAGGTTTTCGTACGCGGTTTGTAGCTCCTTCGCTTCCGGCTTCGTTGAATCGCGCTGCTTCAACAAAGTCTTCATCTTCTGCAGATCGCCGTCGGTGATCGCGCTCTGGATGGCGACGCCGTAGGGCGGGATGTTGTGGTTTGAACCAGTCATATCGGGGCCTTCCTCGTGGGTGTGTGCCGCTCGACCCCTTGCGCAGAAGGGGCGCCTTTCCTGACAGGCAGGCGAACGACATCGGCCAGAATCACCGGCAACCGGGATTCTCGGCGACGTCACAGCCTGATCCGTCGGGATCTGATCAATCCGCAAATCGGGTTCGCGCAATGGCGACGCCGCAGCGCCGGCTCACGCGCAAGCGTCGTCAGCCAAAACCGTCGGGCCTGGCCTCGGGCGTCAATGAAGGGGGTTGCCGGTGGGGCAAACGGGGAAATCTCGCCTGTACGTTGTTCATCTTTCTGTCCTTGATAGAAAGCAACGAAACACAGGGATAGGTCGTTCACTCTTCAAGAGTGCAATACCCGCGCAAGCACAAAAACCATCCCTGATTTTTCTTCCAGTGCCGCTGATGGCACTCGTCGAGCGACGTTTGCCAAGTGGCCAGCATTTTGCCAGCCACGCAACCCTAGACCCGTTTGTGCAGGGCTGCCAGAAAAAGCGCCGAACGGTCATTTCTGTTCAATGCGGGGATTTTGGCGCGCGCACAACTGTCCTTTCGGCAACGTTTTTAAGCGATTGAATCAAGATCGACATGGGCGCTGAAGAGCATTCGAAAATGAAAAATGTACGCCGATGTACATTGCGTGTACGCCCCGTGTAAAGTCCGGTCAAAGTCTCAAAGACAGGTGCATTGCAATGACGCAGGCAGGACGGACAAAAAACAAGGCTCAGGATTCAGGATGGCGCGGTTCCGTGGACGTCTGGCTGGACGCCGCGTATGAGGCCTTGAAGGAATCCGGAGTCGATGCGGTCAGGGTGATGCCGCTGGCCAAGCGCCTGAACCTGTCGCGCACCAGCTTCTACTGGTTCTACGAAGATCGAGAGCAACTGCTCGCGGCGCTGCTGGCCCGCTGGCGGGACAAGAACACCGGTGGGCTGGTGGGGCAGTGCGAGCGTTATGCCGAAAGCGTGTCCGAGGCGATCCTCAATGTTTTCGAATGCTGGCTGAACCCCGCGTTGTTCGATTCGCAGTTTGAATTCGCGGTGCGCAGCTGGGCGTTGCAATCGGATGAAGTCGCTGGGCAAATCGCGTTGGCCGACGATGCGCGGATCAATGCGCTGGCCGCGATGTTTCGCCGTTTCGGTTACGAGCCGGGGGCGGCCGATGCCCGCGCCCGGACGATTTATCTCACGCAGATCGGCTACATCTCGATGAAAACCACCGAAGACGTGATCGTGCGGTTCCGGCGAATCCCGCAGTACGTCACCGTGTTCACCGGAAAGTCACCCAAGCGACGCGAGCTGGACCGGTTTTTCGGTCAGTTCGGTTATGCCGAGACGGAGCCGGGGGTGTTCGTTCCACTGGTGGAAACCTTCGAAGAGGCGCTGCCCGATGACCAATAGAACGCTGGGGATCATCGGCGGCACGGGCTGGCTGGGCAAGGCGATTGCCGAATCGTTGCTGGACCTGGAGTTCATCAGGCCGAGTGATCTGCTGATTTCGAACCGCTCGGGCAGTGCTGATGTTGCGCCGGGAGTGCGCGTGTTGAGGGACAACCAGTCACTGGTCGACAGCAGCGATATCGTCGTGCTGTCGGTGCGGCCCGAGCAGTTTCGCGAGTTGAAGATCGATGCCCGGGGCAAACCGGTGGTATCGCTGATGGCCGGCATTTCAGCGTCCACCCTCAGTGCCGCGACAGGGGCGCGAGTGGTGGTGCGGGCCATGCCGAACGCGGCGGTGGACATCCGCCAATCCTATACGCCGTGGTTCGTGGCCGGCCCCTTGACCGACGAAGAGCGCGACTGGCTGCAGCGATTGTTCGAGTGCGTGGGCACGGCGGACGAGGTGCCCGATGAAGACTGCATCGATTATCTGAGCGCGTTGTCCGGCACCGGGCCGGCGTTTCCGGCGCTGCTATGCGCTGCGCTCGCCAGTCAGGCCGAAGCGGCCGGCATTCCCGCGCGAATTGCGCAGCGGGCGGCACGGGCGGTGGTGGTGGGCGGCGGTCAACTGCTGGCCGGGCGGGAACCGCAAGCTCTGCTGGATGCCTTGATGGAATATCGCGGGGTCACGGCGGCTGCGTTGCAGTCGATGAACGAGCAGAACATCGAAGATATCGTGGGGCGAGCCGTACAGGCCGGCGCCCGGGTTGCCCGGCGCGGCCTGTAGTTGGTGATACAGCAACTTCCCTCCTGCAACAGGAGGGAAGGCCGGTTTCAGAGGTCTTTCATCAGCCGTAACGCATCGTAAATGGCCGCATGGGTGTTGCGCGCGGCCACGGCGTCACCAATCCTGAACAGCTGAAAGCGCCCTTGCGGGTGGGTGACAATGTCCTGCGCCTTGCCGGCAATCAGGTTGTGTTGTTCCACCGCGCCGCCATTGCTCGAATACGCGCGCAGGTCGAAATACAGGTCATCCAGCGGAATCGTGCCGTGATTGACCACCACCTGATCCACCACCCGCTGCTTGTGCACCGTTCCGTAATCACTGCCGAGCGTTGCCACCAGGCGCCCGTCGCGGCGCTCGACCGAATCGACGCGATAGGTGACGGTAAAGGTGACATCCAGATCCTGCAGGCTGCGCATGTAGGGCACCAGATTCATCGCCATGACTTCCGGAGCAAAGCTGCGATCGGGGGTGACGATTTCGACACTCGCGCCGTTGGCGGCGATGACCTCGGCAGCCTGTAGCGCAGCGTGGTCGCCGGCATCGTCATAGATCAAGACATGCCGGCCCGGTTTGATGTCACCGGCAATGATGTCCCAGGTTGAAACCACCAGGTCGTTGCCGGCACTGAGCACGTCCGTGTGGGGCAGGCCGCCGGTGGCGACAATCACCACATCCGGTTCGTGCTGCAGCACCGTGTCGGTTTCGGCCCAGGTGTTGAAATGAAACTTCACGCCCAGACGTTCGCACTGCGCCATGCGCCAGTCGATGATGCTGATCATCTCCCGTCGACGTTCGCTGAGGGCGGTCAGACGGATCTGCCCGCCGGGGCGATCCGCCGCTTCCAGCACCGTAACGTCATGACCGCGTTCGCCCGCTACCCGCGCGGCCTCAAGTCCCGCAGGGCCGGTGCCGATCACCAGCACTTTGCGTTTGCGTGCGGCCCTGGGAATGTCGTGGGGCATGGTGGTTTCCCGGCCGGTCGCCGGGTTGTGGATGCAGTAAGCGGCGCCGCCCTGGTAGATGCGGTCCAGACAATAGTTGGCGCCGACGCAGGGGCGGATATCTTCTTCACGTTTTTCGATGATCTTGCGCACGATATGCGGATCGGTCATGTGCGCCCGGGTCATGCCGACCATATCGACCTTGCCTGAGGCGATGGCATGGCGAGCGGTGGCGACGTCCGGGATTTTGGCCGCATGGAAGGTCGGGAAACCGGTGGCTGCTCGGATTTCACCGGCGAAATCCAGATGCGGCGAATTGCGCATGCCCTGGATCGGAATGACATCGGTCAGACCTGCATCGGTGTCGATGTGGCCGCGTACGACATTGAGGAAATCCACCAGCCCGCTGTCTTTCAGCAGGTGGGAAATCTGCAAGCCTTCGCTGGCATCGAAGCCACCGGGCAAGCCTTCATCGCCGGTGTAGCGCACGCCCAGCAGGAAATCCTCGCCGACCCGCTGGCGGATCCCGCGCAGGATGTCGAAGGTGAAGCGCATGCGGTTTTCCAGCGAGCCGCCATACGGCCCGTCGAGTTCGTTGGTCAACGGTGACCAGAACTGGTCCATCAAGTGCCCGTAGGCTTGCAGCTCCAGACCGTCCATGCCAGCGGCGTGCATCCGCTCGGCGGCGTCCACATAGTCCTTGATGATCCGCTGGATATCCCAGTCTTCCATTTTCTTCGGGAAGGAGCGGTGCGCCGCTTCGCGATGGTGCGACGGCGAGACTACCGGCAACCAGTCGGCCTTGTCCCAGCGGGTGCGACGACCCAGATGCGTCAACTGGATCATCACCGCCGCGCCATGCTCGTGGCATTCGTCGGTCAGGTCCTTGAGCCATTTCACTACCTCATCCTGGTAGGCGAGCACGTTGTTGAACACCGGCGGGCTGTCTCGGGAAACCGCAGCGGAACCGGCCGTCATGGTCAGGGCAACGCCAGCCTTGGCACGTTCGACGTGGTAGGCGCGATACAAATCCTTGGGCATGCCGTCAACCGGGTAGGCCGGTTCGTGAGCGGTGGTAATGATCCGGTTTCTGAGCGTCAGGTTCTTGATTTTGTAAGGCTGCAACAGGGGATCGCTGGACATGGTGGTGCGCTCCGGGGTGGGCTTCATCAGGCTCGGCGACTTGAAATTAGGTCAACTGTACAGGCGTGTCAATCATCGCTGACACAGGTGTACATTTTGCTTGCGCGGTGCTTCGCTCAGGCATAGGATTGCGCCAGACGCCTCAACCGCAAGGCCGTCGAGATTGAGACATACCTGCCGATCCCACCTCCCCAGGAAGACGCTTGATGAACGCTCATTCGCCTTATCGAAATACGCTTTTCGCCCTGATGCTGGCCACGCTCGCTGCACAGGCCCAGGCCGCCGAACCTGCGCCCGTGCGCATTGGCTGGGTCAACTGGTCGGACACCGAAATCACCGTCAAACTCGCCAGCGCCGCGCTTCAGGATCACCTCAAACAACCGGTGAAACTGGTGATGGCCGATATCGGCATTCAGTTCCAGGCCTTGGCCAACGGCAACATCGACCTGATCCCGATGGTCTGGCTGCCGAGCACCCACAAGGCGTTCTACGACAAATACAAGGATCGGCTCGAAGACCTCGGCGTGCTGTATGAAGGGCGGATCGGCATGGCCGTCCCGACATCGGTGCCGATCAGTGAAGTGGCTAGTGTCGAGGATCTGAACAAGCCGCAAGTGAAGGAAAAATTCGAAGGCAAGATCCTCACCTCGGAGGTGGGCAACGGCCAGTACAAGCTCACGGTCAAGGCGATCGAGGAGTACAAGCTTGATGGCTACAAACTGGTGGCCTCTTCGGAAAGCGGCATGCTCAATGAGCTGGATCGCAACCTGAAACGGGACAAGTGGTCACTGGTTAATGCCTGGAGCCCGCACTGGATGTTCTCCAAATGGTCGTTGCGCTATCTGGATGATCCGAAGCAGATTTTCGGTGGCGCCGAGCAGATCCATGCGATGGCGCGCAAGGGATTCAGTGCCGAGTATCCGCAGGTGGCGTACTTCTTCGCCCACTACTCGATCCCGCAGGCAGATCTGGAAGCCTTGATGATGCAGGCGCGCCAGACTTCATCGGATCAGGCGGTCGCGGCGTATTACGCGGCCAACAAATCGCGGTTCGAGGCGATGTTCGAACCGGGTACGCAAACCGCGAGCAGTCGACAGCCCTGATCACGGCGCCGGGGTTCCAATCAGCGTCAGCCCCGGCGGTGTCCATTGCCGCGAGGAGCAAAGTGCGGTCATCATGCGCGGGTTGCACAGCACAGCCCCCGAGGTCGACATGTCCTTAACCTTGCTCCTTCGTTGCAGTGATCTGGCCAGTACCCGAGACCATTACCGTGATGTCCTCGGATTCAGCGTGACGGACTCCTTCGAAACCACCGTCACCGTCGAGTTCGAGGGCAGTCGCCTGATCTTCACTGAACAGGATCTCTGGAGGCAGCCGGTTTCCTGCTCCGGCACCTTTTACTTTTTGGTCAGCGATATCGAAGGCTATTACGCATCGATCAAGGGGCAGGCGGACATCGTCTGGCCGTTGCAGGACATGCCGTACGGCTCAAGAGACTTTGGCGTGCGTGACTGCAACGGCTACCATCTCGCTTTCTCACAGATTGCCTGAGCCACGGACGGACCCTTATCCCGTATGAGCCTCAACCCGTTTCCCTTGCCCGAAGACCTCAAGGTTTTCCTCACCGTCATCCGCAAGAACAGCTTTGCCAGCGCCGCTGACGAGCTGGGCTATTCACCGGCGTACGTCAGCAAACGTATCTCGGTGCTGGAAACCACGCTGGCGACCAAGCTGTTGCACCGCACCACCCGGCGTATCGCGTTGACCGACGATGGCGAGCGGGTGCGGATCTGGGCGGAAAAACTGCTGGGGGATTTCGATCAGTTTCTTGGCGAGATTTCCCAGGCACGGCACCAGCCGGCGGGCTCGCTGCACATCTGCAGCAGCTTCGGTTTC
The window above is part of the Pseudomonas fluorescens genome. Proteins encoded here:
- a CDS encoding VOC family protein; this translates as MSLTLLLRCSDLASTRDHYRDVLGFSVTDSFETTVTVEFEGSRLIFTEQDLWRQPVSCSGTFYFLVSDIEGYYASIKGQADIVWPLQDMPYGSRDFGVRDCNGYHLAFSQIA
- a CDS encoding DUF1842 domain-containing protein translates to MSATQQNVGLFPVSYRIGTGQPGAQSLALNLLVSTPQQHVTGNAAVTQATNPPLDIDSDVWGEYTYMTVMKPGVSKILITAQGNHGGPGSNSIINFKIHLVVGTDWREGVANYEYFDGQRWHELNNVPAHLVEVPSNVLQSFNPGPVIEPHKPVLPLYAAPIQGAIASGDLAQMKSLSAQARQQLEQLPLLRKAVDDANKEISRVQSR
- a CDS encoding glycine betaine ABC transporter substrate-binding protein → MNAHSPYRNTLFALMLATLAAQAQAAEPAPVRIGWVNWSDTEITVKLASAALQDHLKQPVKLVMADIGIQFQALANGNIDLIPMVWLPSTHKAFYDKYKDRLEDLGVLYEGRIGMAVPTSVPISEVASVEDLNKPQVKEKFEGKILTSEVGNGQYKLTVKAIEEYKLDGYKLVASSESGMLNELDRNLKRDKWSLVNAWSPHWMFSKWSLRYLDDPKQIFGGAEQIHAMARKGFSAEYPQVAYFFAHYSIPQADLEALMMQARQTSSDQAVAAYYAANKSRFEAMFEPGTQTASSRQP
- a CDS encoding pyrroline-5-carboxylate reductase family protein, which gives rise to MTNRTLGIIGGTGWLGKAIAESLLDLEFIRPSDLLISNRSGSADVAPGVRVLRDNQSLVDSSDIVVLSVRPEQFRELKIDARGKPVVSLMAGISASTLSAATGARVVVRAMPNAAVDIRQSYTPWFVAGPLTDEERDWLQRLFECVGTADEVPDEDCIDYLSALSGTGPAFPALLCAALASQAEAAGIPARIAQRAARAVVVGGGQLLAGREPQALLDALMEYRGVTAAALQSMNEQNIEDIVGRAVQAGARVARRGL
- a CDS encoding DUF1842 domain-containing protein translates to MSIGLFHTRLIASNSLLGAPVLTLDIVVDTVRKKVSGTASVFQSTWPPVNFHARVWGDYSEARLTPSAENYIILTLGGNPSGPLSQIAQTFHLKGILNDWTSGFVDYRYNEGGQWQDVRHVAVHQAPSVEPLPPEHHVHPLYAVAVQTAQASGDLAQLKVAVQQGEQQLAHEDALRSALAQLNAEIARLEAR
- a CDS encoding DUF1843 domain-containing protein, which gives rise to MTGSNHNIPPYGVAIQSAITDGDLQKMKTLLKQRDSTKPEAKELQTAYENLAKEVSRLEKP
- a CDS encoding TetR/AcrR family transcriptional regulator, coding for MTQAGRTKNKAQDSGWRGSVDVWLDAAYEALKESGVDAVRVMPLAKRLNLSRTSFYWFYEDREQLLAALLARWRDKNTGGLVGQCERYAESVSEAILNVFECWLNPALFDSQFEFAVRSWALQSDEVAGQIALADDARINALAAMFRRFGYEPGAADARARTIYLTQIGYISMKTTEDVIVRFRRIPQYVTVFTGKSPKRRELDRFFGQFGYAETEPGVFVPLVETFEEALPDDQ
- a CDS encoding NADH:flavin oxidoreductase — protein: MSSDPLLQPYKIKNLTLRNRIITTAHEPAYPVDGMPKDLYRAYHVERAKAGVALTMTAGSAAVSRDSPPVFNNVLAYQDEVVKWLKDLTDECHEHGAAVMIQLTHLGRRTRWDKADWLPVVSPSHHREAAHRSFPKKMEDWDIQRIIKDYVDAAERMHAAGMDGLELQAYGHLMDQFWSPLTNELDGPYGGSLENRMRFTFDILRGIRQRVGEDFLLGVRYTGDEGLPGGFDASEGLQISHLLKDSGLVDFLNVVRGHIDTDAGLTDVIPIQGMRNSPHLDFAGEIRAATGFPTFHAAKIPDVATARHAIASGKVDMVGMTRAHMTDPHIVRKIIEKREEDIRPCVGANYCLDRIYQGGAAYCIHNPATGRETTMPHDIPRAARKRKVLVIGTGPAGLEAARVAGERGHDVTVLEAADRPGGQIRLTALSERRREMISIIDWRMAQCERLGVKFHFNTWAETDTVLQHEPDVVIVATGGLPHTDVLSAGNDLVVSTWDIIAGDIKPGRHVLIYDDAGDHAALQAAEVIAANGASVEIVTPDRSFAPEVMAMNLVPYMRSLQDLDVTFTVTYRVDSVERRDGRLVATLGSDYGTVHKQRVVDQVVVNHGTIPLDDLYFDLRAYSSNGGAVEQHNLIAGKAQDIVTHPQGRFQLFRIGDAVAARNTHAAIYDALRLMKDL